A stretch of Megalobrama amblycephala isolate DHTTF-2021 linkage group LG14, ASM1881202v1, whole genome shotgun sequence DNA encodes these proteins:
- the LOC125244318 gene encoding ladderlectin-like, translating to MAVLRSLMLLFIIFSMGNAKVDLVMKCPAGWSSFGLRCFKYFSQSVNWITAERNCQGLGANLASVHNKPENDFLLGLLPTSSSRAWIGAHDAVQEGQWLWSDGTVNDFTNWCATEPNNLSTENCVDISWTSNRCWNDWTCSGQIGYICVTDA from the exons ATGGCAGTGCTGAGAAGTCTAATGCTTCTTTTCATCATCTTCTCCATGGGGAATGCAAAAG TTGATTTAGTCATGAAATGCCCCGCTGGATGGTCAAGTTTTGGACTTCGGTGCTTCAAGTACTTCTCTCAGTCGGTTAACTGGATCACAGCAGAG AGAAACTGCCAAGGTCTTGGTGCGAATCTCGCATCTGTGCATAATAAACCGGAAAATGATTTTCTGCTGGGTCTGTTGCCTACTTCTTCCTCACGTGCTTGGATTGGTGCTCATGATGCTGTACAA GAAGGTCAGTGGCTGTGGAGTGATGGAACTGTGAATGACTTTACCAACTGGTGCGCTACAGAACCTAACAATCTAAGTACTGAGAACTGTGTGGATATCAGCTGGACCT CTAACCGCTGCTGGAACGACTGGACCTGTTCAGGCCAAATAGGCTATATTTGTGTTACAGATGCTTGA